A genomic window from Arvicola amphibius chromosome 5, mArvAmp1.2, whole genome shotgun sequence includes:
- the Emc4 gene encoding ER membrane protein complex subunit 4, producing MTTQGGLVANRGRRFKWAIELSGPGGGSRGRSDRGSGQGDSLYPVGYLDKQVPDTSVQETDRILVEKRCWDIALGPLKQIPMNLFIMYMAGNTISIFPTMMVCMMAWRPIQALMAISATFKMLESSSQKFLQGLVYLIGNLMGLALAVYKCQSMGLLPTHASDWLAFIEPPERMEFSGGGLLL from the exons ATGACGACCCAGGGGGGCCTGGTGGCCAACCGAGGCCGGCGGTTCAAATGGGCCATTGAGCTGAGCGGGCCTGGAGGAGGCAGCAG GGGCCGAAGTGACCGGGGCAGTGGACAGGGAGACTCACTCTATCCTGTCGGTTACTTGGACAAGCAAGTGCCTGATACCAGCGTGCAAGAGACAGACCGGATCCTGGTGGAGAAG CGCTGCTGGGACATCGCCCTGGGTCCCCTCAAACAGATTCCTATGAACCTCTTCATAATGTACATGGCAGGCAATACCATCTCCATCTTTCCTACTATGATGGTGTGTATGATGGCCTGGCGACCCATTCAAGCACTGATGGCCATTTCAGCCA CTTTCAAGATGCTGGAGAGTTCAAGTCAGAAGTTCCTTCAAGGATTGGTCTATCTCATTGGGAACCTGATGGGTTTGGCATTGGCTGTTTACAAGTGCCAGTCCATGGGACTGTTGCCTACCCACGCATCAGATTGGCTAGCCTTTATTGAGCCCCCGGAG agaATGGAGTTCAGTGGTGGAGGATTACTTTTGTGA